Proteins from a single region of Vitis riparia cultivar Riparia Gloire de Montpellier isolate 1030 unplaced genomic scaffold, EGFV_Vit.rip_1.0 scaffold349_pilon_pilon, whole genome shotgun sequence:
- the LOC117909779 gene encoding ankyrin repeat-containing protein At5g02620-like, whose protein sequence is MMAAAGTDVLSTPSPQVPNGSEIEILTSPQNMTPSLDPLSGDRAFYLNVCIPLYQAALKGDWETARGIFEIHPTAVRVSITRNLDTVLHIAAAAKRTHFVEEVVGLMDPNDLELQNQNSNTALCFAAAAGTVRIAEVMVKKNDHLPMIRGNQQMMPLHMAALLGHREMVWYLYNQTNHQDLKDEDWIGILNTCISTDLYEVALAILESHPKLATIRDGNYETALHLLARKPSAFSGETRIGIWTTFFNSISGKKAGHNISKKEQALKLVKCLWKQVIQLPDSKIADLIRDPYRLVFVAAELGNTIFLTELLHSYPDLIWRVDSQTRSIFHIAALHRQDRIFNLIYEIGSIKDMIMTYRDENGNNMLHLVGKLAHPSELNIISGAALQMQRELLWFKEVEKLMQPTYREKKNRQGKTPWALFTEEHRDLMKDGEKWMRETAAQSMLVATLIATVVFSAAFTVPGGHSQQTDTPILLMVFAVSDGLALFTSSTSILMFLSILTSRYAEQDFLHSLPSRLMFGLTTLFVSIITMMVTFTITFFIVYRHGFAWVPILIALFATGPVSLFASLQYPLLADVINSTYGSRFLFEPRKHMFDQ, encoded by the exons ATGATGGCAGCAGCAGGAACAGATGTTCTTTCAACCCCAAGCCCACAAGTGCCAAATGGATCTGAAATTGAGATTTTGACTTCACCTCAAAACATGACGCCTTCTCTAGATCCACTTTCTG GAGACAGAGCCTTCTATCTCAATGTATGCATACCCCTTTATCAAGCTGCATTGAAAGGCGACTGGGAAACTGCAAGAGGTATTTTTGAAATACACCCAACAGCCGTTCGTGTAAGCATCACAAGAAACTTGGACACTGTTCTCCACATTGCAGCTGCAGCAAAACGCACTCACTTTGTTGAGGAGGTGGTGGGATTGATGGATCCAAACGACTTGGAACTTCAGAATCAAAATTCGAACACTGCACTTTGTTTTGCTGCTGCAGCTGGAACAGTGAGAATTGCAGAGGTCATGGTGAAAAAGAATGATCACCTTCCCATGATCCGGGGTAATCAGCAAATGATGCCACTCCATATGGCCGCTCTATTAGGACATAGGGAGATGGTGTGGTATCTCTACAATCAGACTAATCATCAAGATTTAAAGGATGAAGATTGGATTGGGATACTTAATACCTGCATCAGTACTGATCTATATG AGGTAGCCTTGGCTATATTGGAATCCCACCCTAAGCTGGCGACCATTAGAGATGGGAATTATGAGACAGCTTTGCATCTTCTGGCTAGAAAGCCTTCTGCATTCTCTGGTGAAACTCGGATTGGAATATGGACAACTTTCTTTAATTCAA TTTCAGGTAAGAAAGCGGGACACAATATTTCAAAGAAAGAGCAAGCCCTTAAACTTGTCAAATGCCTTTGGAAGCAGGTTATACAACTACCTGACTCAAAGATTGCAGATCTGATCAGAGATCCTTATCGACTTGTATTTGTAGCAGCAGAGTTAGGGAACACCATCTTTCTCACTGAGCTTCTTCACTCCTACCCTGATCTAATATGGAGAGTAGATAGCCAAACTAGGAGTATATTCCATATTGCAGCTTTGCATCGTCAAGACAGAATCTTCAATCTTATATATGAGATAGGCTCAATTAAGGATATGATAATGACATATAGGGATGAGAATGGTAACAACATGCTGCATTTGGTTGGAAAATTAGCACATCCAAGTGAGCTCAATATTATATCAGGAGCAGCCCTTCAAATGCAAAGAGAGCTATTGTGGTTTAAG GAGGTGGAAAAGCTCATGCAACCTACAtacagagaaaagaaaaacaggcAAGGTAAGACACCCTGGGCTTTGTTCACTGAGGAGCACAGAGACTTGATGAAGGATGGAGAGAAATGGATGCGGGAAACAGCCGCTCAATCTATGCTTGTCGCCACTCTTATAGCCACTGTAGTTTTTTCAGCAGCCTTCACTGTACCAGGTGGTCACAGTCAGCAAACAGACACTCCTATTTTGTTAATGGTTTTTGCGGTGTCAGATGGACTAGCATTATTCACCTCCTCAACTTCAATCCTAATGTTCTTATCCATCCTCACCTCACGCTATGCGGAACAGGATTTCCTCCATTCATTACCCTCTAGATTGATGTTTGGCCTCACAACActctttgtttctattataaCCATGATGGTGACTTTTACCATAACCTTTTTCATAGTTTATCGTCATGGTTTCGCATGGGTACCTATTCTCATTGCTCTATTTGCCACGGGCCCAGTCTCTCTATTTGCTTCACTGCAATATCCCCTCTTGGCAGATGTAATCAATTCTACATATGGTTCTAGGTTTCTCTTTGAGCCAAGAAAGCACATGTTTGACCAGTGA
- the LOC117909777 gene encoding uncharacterized protein LOC117909777, producing MEGVTERFYNTDGVTIGPERFYNTDGVKKRFYNTDGVTKRFCNTDGVTVGPEWFYNTDGVTKRFCNTDGVTVGPERFYNTDGVTVEPEQFYNTAPARFYNKDEVTGVPYSEALI from the exons ATGGAAGGTGTCACAGAGCGGTTCTACAACACGGATGGAGTCACAATTGGTCCAGAGCGGTTCTACAACACGGATGGCGTCAAAAAGCGGTTCTACAACACGGATGGTGTCACAAAGCGGTTCTGCAATACGGATGGAGTCACAGTTGGTCCAGAGTGGTTCTACAACACGGATGGTGTTACAAAGCGCTTCTGCAACACGGATGGAGTCACAGTTGGT CCAGAGCGGTTCTACAACACGGATGGTGTCACAGTTGAACCAGAGCAGTTCTACAACACGGCACCAGCGCGATTCTACAACAAAGACGAAGTCACGGGAGTCCCGTATTCAGAAGCGCTGATCTAA